The Anticarsia gemmatalis isolate Benzon Research Colony breed Stoneville strain chromosome 29, ilAntGemm2 primary, whole genome shotgun sequence genome window below encodes:
- the SmD1 gene encoding small ribonucleoprotein particle protein SmD1 → MKLVRFLMKLSHETVTIELKNGSVVHGTITGVDVAMNTHLKAVKVTLKNKEELQLETLSIRGNNIRYYLLPDSLPLETLLLDDTPKGRGKREGFPRGGGARGGRGRGRGGRGGPRGGRGGRGRGRR, encoded by the coding sequence ATGAAACTCGTACGTTTTCTCATGAAGTTAAGTCACGAAACAGTGACGATTGAGTTGAAAAATGGCAGTGTTGTGCACGGTACAATCACAGGCGTCGATGTCGCTATGAACACACATCTAAAAGCAGTAAAAGTAACACTGAAAAACAAAGAAGAACTACAGCTGGAGACATTGAGCATCCGTGGGAACAATATCAGATATTATCTGCTCCCAGACAGTCTTCCATTAGAGACACTTTTACTTGATGATACACCAAAAGGCCGAGGAAAGCGGGAGGGTTTCCCAAGAGGTGGTGGTGCCCGTGGTGGTCGAGGAAGAGGTCGCGGAGGCCGTGGAGGACCTCGGGGAGGCCGTGGTGGACGTGGTCGTGGTCGTCGTTAG
- the LOC142985277 gene encoding uncharacterized protein LOC142985277 translates to MRMPKTVYCVAKEPNNIIETLLDIMDKEGPEPMRNMKPAQKQRTGAEQFQSDHQGEYEARGRQSGDKVNRVLMHNTAYPKMHDELDKKRSMGKPKAFTTKLRLTPSDSGSYCPRCSKLLKENRLAPKLSSHRRSHKYKTSARVSKPKRSVRQRQRTSSRLFKFSRIRTNKCCQCTSYPKPVQKRSASTCNDYDSMQSIHERNCNTVDNNDRKYTIQEIHPPRPIKTASPNNGERKSDDSRSEQTPEPSVSSYNSYASLDHEPMVE, encoded by the exons ATGAGAATGCCTAAAACGGTGTACTGCGTCGCGAAAGAGcccaataatataatagaaactTTACTGGATATCATGGATAAGGAGGGTCCGGAACCGATGAGGAATATGAAGCCAGCACAG AAACAACGTACTGGCGCCGAGCAGTTCCAATCAGACCATCAAGGCGAGTACGAGGCGCGGGGCAGACAGAGCGGTGACAAAGTGAACCGCGTGCTTATGCACAACACCGCATATCCCAAGATGCATGATGAATTAGACAAGAAGCGCTCTATGGGAAAG cccAAAGCGTTTACAACGAAACTGAGACTTACCCCTTCGGATTCAGGATCTTACTGCCCCAGATGTTCAaaattattgaaagaaaatcGTTTGGCGCCAAAATTGTCCAGCCATAGGCGAAgccataaatataaaacttctgCAAGAGTTTCTAAACCTAAACGATCAGTGAGGCAAAGACAACGCACTTCAAGCCGACTTTTTAAATTCTCCAGAATTAGGACGAATAAGTGTTGTCAGTGCACTAGTTATCCTAAACCGGTGCAAAAAAGAAGCGCGTCGACTTGCAATGACTATGATTCGATGCAATCAATTCATGAAAGAAATTGTAATACTGTAGATAATAATGATAGAAAATATACTATACAAGAAATACACCCGCCTAGGCCTATTAAAACTGCTTCTCCTAATAATGGAGAGCGAAAATCTGACGATTCTCGAAGCGAACAGACGCCAGAGCCATCTGTTAGCAGCTATAACAGTTACGCGTCTTTGGATCATGAACCAATGGTGGAATAA
- the LOC142985276 gene encoding uncharacterized protein LOC142985276 has product MTATDLKNFLNALDAAKKDHICGVCGNMCKDPVVLKKCFHWICGEHKGLNNCPNCKIPLEDCGTFVDDRLKRCIEYTTELDRVFEKLRPKAVTTTTSKRPKKNEELSSVKSAKAETASVKTSAKKPLSDKTNSRPDLNSTLASNFSNSVKNNEKRNLKGETALHVACRLGKIDKVKELLASGANTNTKDNAGWTPLHEVVQNGRLDLVKLLLQYNTLINVPGQGNETPLHEAVRFNHAEIAEELVKNGADINIRNCKGETPYQLASSDMKNTLLAAADNILHTQSVNINNISALYEELGLEDVRIYCVSQYRSVLNKLKILAKHHSNVHIEPKLTKKVTHMIVDAEDGVCSTSLDVLQGIVTNLWIISSEWVTKSSEEKLEPFNPYEVAGVGAKSNNGPRNSRYNKYRQLPGIFNGCHFYLHNFNTKYEISKTLVLNKAILSKLITDAGGIVLRRVPNPELIPENEKLVPYHARKDSKLYNCSHYIIFKDMYEPMYNMQHLKALPIGWLIECLEKYELCEPW; this is encoded by the coding sequence atgacTGCGACAGATTTAAAGAACTTTTTGAACGCGCTGGATGCAGCTAAGAAGGATCATATATGTGGCGTTTGCGGAAACATGTGCAAAGATCCTGTTGtgttaaaaaagtgttttcatTGGATCTGCGGCGAACACAAGGGTTTGAACAATTGCCCGAACTGTAAGATACCTTTAGAGGACTGCGGAACATTCGTCGACGACCGCCTCAAACGTTGCATAGAGTACACTACAGAATTAGATCGAGTTTTCGAGAAATTAAGGCCGAAAGCCGTGACAACTACTACGAGCAAACGTCCTAAGAAGAATGAAGAGTTATCATCAGTCAAAAGCGCTAAAGCCGAGACTGCGAGCGTTAAAACCAGTGCTAAAAAGCCTCTATCAGATAAAACTAACTCCAGGCCCGATTTAAATTCAACTTTAGCTTCAAATTTCAGTAATTCAgtcaaaaataatgaaaaacgcAATTTAAAAGGTGAAACAGCGCTTCACGTTGCCTGCCGTCTCGGTAAAATCGATAAAGTTAAAGAACTACTCGCTTCGGGTGCTAATACGAACACTAAAGACAATGCTGGCTGGACACCGCTTCATGAAGTCGTTCAAAACGGACGTCTAGACCTTGTCAAACTGCTTTTACAGTACAACACATTAATTAATGTACCAGGACAAGGCAATGAGACACCATTACATGAAGCTGTACGATTCAACCATGCGGAAATAGCTGAAGAACTGGTTAAAAACGGTGCtgatataaatataagaaattgTAAGGGAGAAACTCCGTATCAGCTTGCATCAAGTGATATGAAGAATACTTTACTAGCTGCGGCTGATAATATACTACATACTCAAAGCGTCAACATTAACAATATATCTGCTTTGTACGAAGAACTAGGACTTGAAGATGTACGAATTTACTGCGTTTCTCAGTACCGCAGTGTCCTTAACAAACTTAAGATACTAGCTAAGCATCACAGCAATGTACATATTGAACCGAAACTCACAAAAAAAGTGACGCATATGATTGTAGACGCAGAAGATGGAGTTTGTTCAACAAGCTTGGATGTCTTGCAAGGAATCGTCACCAACTTATGGATAATATCTTCAGAATGGGTCACTAAGTCCTCAGAAGAGAAACTTGAACCGTTCAACCCGTATGAAGTTGCCGGTGTTGGTGCTAAGTCAAATAACGGTCCGAGAAACTcaagatataataaatacagaCAGCTACCAGGAATCTTCAACGGCTGTCACTTCTATTTACACAATTTCAATACGAAATATGAGATTTCTAAAACGTTGGTACttaataaagcaattttatcaaaattgataaCAGATGCAGGTGGAATTGTGTTACGAAGGGTCCCCAACCCAGAATTAATACCGGAAAATGAGAAGCTTGTACCGTACCATGCGAGAAAAGACAGCAAGCTTTATAACTGTTcacattatataattttcaaagatatgtACGAGCCTATGTATAATATGCAACATTTAAAAGCTTTGCCGATTGGCTGGTTGATTGaatgtttagaaaaatatgaattgtgTGAACCTTGgtaa